The Vibrio quintilis DNA window GCAGCGAACAGCAACACGATAGCCCCGACAGTTCCACCGGTGAAAGAGGAGTAGGCCGCCAGTGCCAGTGCCTTCCCGGCCTGATTGTTCCGGGTCATCGGGTAGCCATCAAATGCGGTGACAACCGTACTGGCACACCCCGGTGCATTAATCAGAATTGAAGAGGTTGAGCCGCCGAAAATTGCACCATAGTAAACACCGGCCATCAGAATAATGCCGGAAGAGGGTTCCAGACCATAGGTGATTGGCACCATCAGTGCAATGGCTGAAATCGGCCCGAGACCGGGCAACATGCCGATGAAAGTCCCGGCAAAACAGCCGATGATCACCATGAGCAGATTGAATGGCATCACTGCCGTGGACAGACCAATCGATAATCCTTCAAACATGACGCATCTCCCTTAATTGTTCAGCCAGAGTTGTTCAGCCAGCCATCCCGGTGCCAGATAAATATCAAGCACCTGAGTCAGTAAAACCCAGAAACCAACGGCAAAGGGGACAGACGCAACCAGCAGTATCCGGGGACGACGTTCGCCCAGTATCCGGTAACCGGCGAGCAGAAAGCCAATCGTGGCAATCAGGAACCCGGCCCACGGCAGCGCAAATGAGAACACCAGCATCAAAATCAGCAGCTGCACAGCCTGTGTGTACTGAATACCTGCCCGGCTCTGGCCGGACTGCAACTGGCGCTTCACGGTGATGAGTTGTAAAAAAGAGAGCACGATGCCAAGTCCGGCAAGTACGGTGGGCATGGAACGTGCGTTAAAGGGTTCGAATTCATCGCCGGGAAAGAGTGCAATTTCGCGGGTGTAGTATCCGTATAACATGGAAAAGCAGAGAAACAGCAGTCCGCCTGCATGATCTTTTGTGATGGTCATATGAGACTCCTCATCATGCCTGTCCGGGCGTCTCCGGACCAGACAGGCGGTAAAACGGGAAAAAATGAAACAGGATGATGGGGCTCTGTTAACGCAGGAAGCCCAGCGTTTTCATTAACTGACCAATCTGAGTTTCCTGCTCACTGAGGAACGTCAGGAACTCAGGGCCGGGTTTGTACAGGTCAACCCAGCCGTAGCGATCACGGACGGTTTTCCATTCCGGGGTTTTAAACATGGCAGCAAGGGCGTCATCGTAGTGTTTGACCTGAGCATCGCTGAGCCCCGGCGGGCCAAAGACACCGCGCCAGTTGACAAAAGTGGCGTCATAACCGAGTTCTTTCAGTGTCGGGACAGTCGGTGCAACCGGCGAGCGTGTTTCCCCTGTCATCGCGAGAATGTGTACTTCTCCGGCCTGAGCCAGGTTGATAGCTTCGCTGAGACCGGTGGAGAGAACCTGTATTTCACCAGACAATAAAGCCGCCATCGCTTTACCACCGGCATCGTAGGGAATGTACTTCACCCGGCGTGGGTCGCCGCCGGCTGCCTGAAATGCCAGTGCAGCCACCAGATGGTCCATACTGCCTTTGGCTGAACCGCCGCCAATTGTCACTGAGCGGGGATTTTTCAGGTAAGCGTCCACGACCTGCTGAAAGTTCTGATAAGGTGAATTTTTCCCCACTACAAATGCAGCGTAATCGCCGACAACGGCGGCGACCGGGGTCAGATCATGGAAGGATTGCGGAAACACTTTGGACAGGGCGCGGATAATGATCGGGGTGGAGTTGATCATCAGGGTGTCTTCGGCCTGTTTACCGGCTTTGATCAGGTGCGCAATGGCTTTACCACCACCGCCACCGGACATATTTTCGAATGAAACTGTTTCAGCGACGTTTGATTTCATCAGGGCTTCACCAAGCCCGCGAGCGGTGCTGTCCCATCCGCCCCCGGCGCCTCCGGGAATCAGAAAGTGAACATCATCAATCATATGTGTGGCTGCATGCGCGCCTGACATGGTGCCACAGCATAAAGCGACCGTGTACATGACTGCGCGGGATTTCTCCCGGATTCTGTTTAACATACATTCTTCCTTGTTGGGCTTTGTTTTAGTTTTCACCTGACAAGTTAGCCTGTGAATTTAAATGTGAATAGTTTGTAAATCTAAAGTGAATAAAAAAGCTATTGGTCATTTTGTTCATATTGTTCACGATGAAAGCGGATGGCTGAATTGATGCGTCTGTCCCTGTTATTTGATGTGTCTGTCCCTGTTATTTGTTGCGCCTGTCCCCGCTATTTGATGCGTCTGTCCCTGTTATTTGCTGCGTCTGTCCCCGTTATTTGCTGCGTCTGTCCCTGTTATTTG harbors:
- a CDS encoding tripartite tricarboxylate transporter substrate binding protein; protein product: MLNRIREKSRAVMYTVALCCGTMSGAHAATHMIDDVHFLIPGGAGGGWDSTARGLGEALMKSNVAETVSFENMSGGGGGKAIAHLIKAGKQAEDTLMINSTPIIIRALSKVFPQSFHDLTPVAAVVGDYAAFVVGKNSPYQNFQQVVDAYLKNPRSVTIGGGSAKGSMDHLVAALAFQAAGGDPRRVKYIPYDAGGKAMAALLSGEIQVLSTGLSEAINLAQAGEVHILAMTGETRSPVAPTVPTLKELGYDATFVNWRGVFGPPGLSDAQVKHYDDALAAMFKTPEWKTVRDRYGWVDLYKPGPEFLTFLSEQETQIGQLMKTLGFLR
- a CDS encoding tripartite tricarboxylate transporter TctB family protein, translated to MTITKDHAGGLLFLCFSMLYGYYTREIALFPGDEFEPFNARSMPTVLAGLGIVLSFLQLITVKRQLQSGQSRAGIQYTQAVQLLILMLVFSFALPWAGFLIATIGFLLAGYRILGERRPRILLVASVPFAVGFWVLLTQVLDIYLAPGWLAEQLWLNN